The following coding sequences lie in one Niabella agricola genomic window:
- a CDS encoding YARHG domain-containing protein — MKYTGSLVLFFLIPFFACNSKKKPGEDRKPAALVQELPPELHTELYGNWVGDFVSMSDGTPDYEDVARINIRLSRITAEGVEGRSVVKGNDRPMKGTLAITGSQYSFVMDEPGNDRHDGRFEFSIVGDTLKGKWKAYKTAEVKHPVKEFTLVKKPFRYNASLMLPEDWEYVDYENGRTQTELYTNEDGTVDTSINKVYRAASEEVYRLNGSTEEFSEKQLKNLKKLDLEIIRNTIFARHGYSFKSKGVRQFFDQVDWYVPVTNSIDGVLTEVEQKNVALLKRFEKYAQDNYDTFGR; from the coding sequence ATGAAATATACCGGCTCGCTCGTACTGTTTTTTTTAATCCCGTTTTTTGCGTGTAACTCAAAAAAGAAACCAGGTGAAGACCGGAAACCGGCGGCTCTGGTGCAGGAATTACCTCCGGAATTGCATACGGAGCTCTATGGTAACTGGGTGGGCGATTTTGTAAGTATGTCCGACGGAACGCCGGATTATGAAGATGTGGCCCGGATCAACATCCGGTTGAGCCGGATCACCGCCGAAGGAGTAGAAGGCCGGAGCGTGGTAAAGGGGAACGACCGGCCCATGAAGGGAACACTAGCCATTACCGGAAGTCAATATTCCTTTGTGATGGACGAACCCGGCAACGACCGGCACGATGGCCGGTTTGAATTTTCCATTGTAGGCGACACCCTTAAAGGGAAATGGAAGGCCTATAAAACTGCTGAAGTGAAGCACCCTGTAAAAGAGTTTACGCTTGTGAAAAAGCCGTTTCGCTACAATGCAAGCCTGATGCTCCCGGAGGATTGGGAGTATGTGGATTATGAAAACGGACGTACTCAAACGGAACTTTACACCAATGAGGATGGAACGGTAGATACGTCTATAAACAAGGTTTACCGGGCGGCTTCGGAAGAGGTGTACAGGTTAAACGGATCGACGGAAGAATTTTCTGAAAAACAACTCAAAAACCTAAAGAAGCTGGACCTGGAGATCATCCGCAATACCATTTTTGCACGGCATGGGTATTCGTTTAAAAGTAAAGGCGTGCGGCAGTTCTTTGACCAGGTAGACTGGTATGTGCCGGTAACCAACAGCATTGACGGAGTGCTTACGGAGGTGGAGCAAAAGAATGTAGCGTTATTGAAACGCTTTGAAAAATATGCCCAGGACAATTATGATACTTTTGGCCGCTAA
- a CDS encoding helix-hairpin-helix domain-containing protein, translated as MNNSTIASHFELLAKLMDIHGENAFKAKTYSIAAFHIERLEEQLTAMDRSSYAGIKGLGASVAAKIIELMDTGKMKVLEDLLADTPPGVTEMLELKGLGPKKIHVIWKEMGIISVGELEYACIENRLTRYKGFGEKTQVKILESINFYTQHKGHFLYAQIHELFPSIQNYLEKLFGTDKVWNTGNYYRQLPTLHELEFIIADQLDTIKQKFQTAYPPELLEETDQSVLYKLNNGLRLRVYAVQERIPQFLFTTSSSPEFSAAFLQRFYPGNFESTAFNSESEIFEKATLPYIPACLRESVSIIDHAAKNELPQLIQVSDIRGIVHNHSTWSDGLFTIEEMAKALIDKKMEYLVISDHSKSAAYANGLTEERIIQQHQAIDMLNEKLAPFKIYKSIECDILGDGSLDYSNEVLATFDLVIASIHSNLYMNETKAMERLIKAIENPYTTILGHLTGRLLLSRNGYPIDHKKIIDACVANQVVIEINANPHRLDLDWSWISYAMDSGALLSINPDAHTIEGFDDIRFGVIAAQKGGLTPAYNLSSFPLPAFEDFITKRKAAIR; from the coding sequence ATGAACAACAGTACCATTGCCAGTCATTTTGAATTGCTGGCCAAATTAATGGATATCCACGGCGAGAATGCGTTTAAGGCCAAAACCTACTCAATCGCCGCCTTCCATATCGAACGACTCGAAGAACAGCTAACAGCAATGGACCGCAGCAGTTATGCGGGGATCAAAGGGCTGGGTGCGTCCGTGGCCGCAAAGATCATTGAATTGATGGACACAGGGAAAATGAAGGTCCTGGAAGATCTTTTGGCCGATACGCCTCCGGGAGTTACCGAAATGCTTGAGTTGAAAGGGCTGGGGCCCAAAAAAATCCATGTCATCTGGAAAGAGATGGGGATCATTTCTGTGGGCGAACTAGAATATGCCTGTATCGAGAACCGACTAACGCGTTATAAAGGGTTTGGGGAAAAGACCCAGGTAAAAATATTAGAATCCATCAATTTTTATACGCAGCATAAAGGGCATTTCCTTTATGCACAGATCCATGAGCTCTTTCCCTCTATTCAAAACTATCTTGAAAAGCTTTTTGGAACTGATAAGGTATGGAATACCGGTAATTACTACCGGCAGCTGCCTACCCTGCATGAGCTGGAATTTATTATAGCAGACCAGCTGGACACCATTAAGCAAAAGTTTCAAACAGCCTATCCTCCCGAACTGCTGGAAGAAACAGACCAAAGTGTTCTCTATAAATTAAACAACGGGCTTCGCCTCCGGGTATATGCTGTTCAGGAGCGCATTCCCCAGTTTTTATTTACCACTTCTTCATCACCAGAGTTCTCGGCGGCTTTCCTGCAACGGTTTTATCCCGGCAATTTTGAATCTACTGCTTTCAACAGTGAATCCGAGATCTTTGAAAAAGCAACACTCCCCTATATCCCCGCCTGTTTACGTGAATCTGTTTCCATAATCGACCATGCTGCGAAGAATGAGCTCCCCCAACTGATCCAGGTTAGCGACATCAGGGGAATCGTGCACAATCACAGCACCTGGTCCGATGGGCTCTTTACAATAGAGGAAATGGCCAAAGCGCTGATCGATAAAAAAATGGAGTACCTGGTCATCTCCGACCACTCCAAATCGGCGGCCTATGCTAATGGGCTTACCGAAGAACGTATTATACAGCAGCATCAGGCCATCGATATGCTGAATGAAAAGCTGGCGCCCTTCAAAATTTATAAAAGTATCGAGTGTGATATCCTTGGCGACGGCAGCCTGGATTACAGCAATGAAGTACTGGCCACATTTGACCTTGTGATCGCTTCCATACACAGCAACCTGTACATGAACGAAACAAAAGCTATGGAGCGGCTGATAAAAGCCATAGAAAACCCCTATACCACGATCCTGGGCCATCTTACCGGTAGGCTGTTGCTGAGCCGCAACGGCTACCCTATTGATCATAAAAAAATTATTGACGCCTGTGTGGCCAACCAGGTGGTTATCGAGATCAATGCCAATCCGCATCGCCTCGACCTGGACTGGAGTTGGATTTCATATGCGATGGACAGCGGCGCCTTACTTTCTATTAACCCCGATGCCCACACCATTGAAGGGTTTGACGATATCCGGTTTGGCGTGATTGCCGCACAAAAAGGCGGGCTGACACCGGCCTATAATTTAAGCAGTTTTCCGTTACCTGCATTTGAAGATTTTATCACAAAAAGGAAGGCAGCAATCCGTTGA
- a CDS encoding sensor histidine kinase: protein MKRRSRNKYLWELLLLLTALAFFAGALLLSSSYLKNTSLDAQTKIFEKEIKEKVRQFEQVLANRDLMDRLTQSRESLRDLANLPDSRFYFYLYKNDQDKQFLRFWNTGLVVPSDELLYSDRDEEGIKLANGYYYAIRKPVPNHPDFTAFCLVLMKSSFFVQTDYLRDSYPFDRTMDQVMDIDTIPTAHVIHGISGAPVFYLKKKPEEKFARELDGGDPVATVGMHGRYAPKTLSQDSPFSVVLKILGLFLFFLSCYLLLAKRFAASNYRLQIWLLLACLLAFRVGMYIMSAVWNFSEFRLFDPDLYSSGFLLPSFGDLLINSLLFCWIAVFVWNRLSVRPFDPGTYSKKIARIAGISCLVILIAATFSIAGVIKDSISKSKISFDVTNIDSLSVFTMVGFLILACLCLGFYYLSRTLYKYIFAVFRTRIWQVYLWTAVLGLLSISVFVNGRDVTFCLPVLLWLLAYTFIFTREARINRFIKFSVSGTVLWIFIFSISLCLLMLNEITKAEMNLRVLYCQKLATQTDPASERLISIANRYLDSNYFRNNFHRLYDEDQNAYLRDSIRQRNYIGYLNNYVTNLYIFDSLDNPLFNPFPQTVASLNTTIANRSRSTSLPDMYFYESEAFDNFAYITRRVIQNAETGRLIGTVYIVSNPRRFAVANIKPELFKQFKQGEFSIPAVYQFAIYHNNQLTSSSVSKKYPFTTLLTPGQFPQKKVELRERAGYNEVWYRASASKVIIMARKSEMFLEATTLFSYLFCSFLFLVALINVLMIMLGAFMNKKLLRNSTFFPTIRSQIHGTFILINVLAFVVVGAATISFFVNRFEESNNDRLSRTMNIMLNEINLHDTLRTISAGGSSAEDLFQANAFNAIIKKVSDIHGLDVNVYDFTGELRATSQAEVYSQGVLSTRMSPRAFYSLLRLRRAQYIQRERVSELSYNTIYAPVGANSAAPYAYLSIPYFASQQELNQEISNFLITLINLYAFIFLLTGLLALLITNRITGSFTVISNKMKEISLSRVNEEIVWERNDEIGQLVKEYNKMVSQLQKSADILAKSEREEAWREMARQVAHEIKNPLTPMKLSLQYLQKAIAENSSNVQQLTSNVAKTLVEQIDYLSKIAADFSQFANINHVNEMIFDLHEVLQPLASIYSKNPDVEFHWHLLPGEVAIRADKTQMNRLFTNLFVNAIDACEKNARGIITVKESVEGGAVTISVTDNGSGIGEAMRSKIFTPNFTTKSSGTGLGLAMCKGIVEKANGRIWFETELGVGTTFFVRLPLISPLEI from the coding sequence ATGAAACGGCGCAGCAGAAATAAATATCTATGGGAGCTGCTGCTTTTATTGACCGCCCTGGCTTTTTTCGCAGGGGCGCTTTTGCTGAGTTCCAGCTACCTGAAAAACACTTCACTGGATGCTCAAACCAAAATTTTTGAGAAGGAGATAAAAGAAAAGGTGCGCCAGTTTGAACAGGTGTTGGCCAATCGTGATTTAATGGACCGGTTGACCCAGTCGCGGGAATCACTCCGGGATCTTGCCAATTTGCCCGACAGTCGCTTTTATTTCTACTTGTATAAAAATGACCAGGATAAACAGTTCCTGCGATTCTGGAATACGGGGCTCGTGGTGCCTTCGGATGAGCTTCTATACAGTGATCGCGACGAGGAAGGCATTAAGCTGGCGAATGGCTATTATTATGCTATCCGGAAGCCGGTGCCCAATCATCCCGACTTTACGGCATTTTGCCTGGTGCTGATGAAGTCGTCCTTTTTTGTGCAAACCGATTATCTGAGAGATTCTTACCCCTTCGACAGGACAATGGATCAGGTTATGGATATTGACACTATACCCACTGCCCATGTGATCCACGGCATCAGTGGTGCTCCGGTGTTTTACCTGAAAAAAAAGCCCGAGGAAAAATTTGCCCGGGAACTGGATGGGGGCGATCCGGTTGCAACGGTTGGCATGCACGGGCGATATGCTCCAAAGACACTATCGCAGGACTCTCCCTTTTCCGTGGTTTTAAAAATTCTTGGTCTCTTCCTGTTTTTTCTTTCCTGCTACCTGTTGCTGGCCAAGCGGTTTGCAGCTTCCAATTACCGGCTGCAGATCTGGCTGTTGCTGGCCTGCCTGCTGGCATTCAGAGTTGGAATGTACATCATGAGCGCTGTCTGGAATTTTTCCGAATTCCGGTTGTTCGATCCGGACCTGTACAGCTCCGGTTTTCTCCTGCCCTCATTTGGCGACCTGCTGATCAATAGCCTGCTTTTTTGCTGGATCGCGGTATTTGTGTGGAACCGTCTTTCGGTTCGCCCATTTGATCCGGGAACCTACTCAAAGAAAATAGCCCGGATAGCAGGTATAAGCTGCCTGGTAATACTGATTGCAGCCACTTTCAGTATCGCAGGAGTGATCAAAGACAGCATCTCCAAGTCGAAGATCTCATTTGATGTAACCAATATCGACAGTCTGAGCGTATTTACAATGGTGGGATTCCTGATTCTTGCCTGTCTTTGCTTGGGTTTTTATTATCTCAGCCGAACGCTTTATAAATACATTTTCGCCGTTTTCCGGACCCGTATCTGGCAGGTGTATCTTTGGACCGCCGTATTGGGATTGTTGTCTATCTCCGTATTTGTCAATGGAAGGGATGTTACTTTTTGTTTGCCGGTGCTGTTGTGGCTGCTGGCCTATACATTTATTTTTACCAGGGAAGCGCGCATCAACCGGTTTATAAAATTCAGTGTATCCGGAACGGTCCTCTGGATCTTTATATTTTCCATCAGCCTGTGCCTGTTAATGCTGAATGAAATTACAAAGGCGGAAATGAATCTGCGGGTATTGTATTGCCAGAAACTTGCCACGCAAACGGATCCGGCCAGTGAGCGGCTGATCAGTATTGCGAACCGGTACCTGGATAGTAATTATTTCCGGAATAACTTTCACCGCTTATATGATGAGGATCAGAATGCCTATTTGAGAGATAGTATCCGCCAACGGAACTATATCGGGTACCTGAATAACTATGTAACCAACCTGTACATCTTCGACAGTCTCGACAACCCGTTATTCAATCCATTTCCGCAAACGGTGGCCTCCCTGAACACTACCATCGCCAACCGGTCGAGGTCTACTTCTTTACCCGATATGTACTTTTATGAGTCGGAGGCCTTTGATAATTTTGCGTATATCACACGCAGGGTCATTCAGAACGCTGAAACCGGCCGGCTTATCGGTACCGTCTATATCGTTTCCAATCCCCGCAGGTTTGCCGTCGCCAATATTAAACCGGAACTGTTTAAGCAGTTCAAACAGGGCGAGTTCTCTATTCCCGCAGTGTACCAGTTTGCAATCTATCACAACAACCAGCTGACCTCTTCCTCCGTTTCCAAGAAATACCCATTTACAACCCTGCTTACACCGGGGCAGTTCCCGCAAAAAAAGGTTGAACTGCGGGAGCGGGCCGGGTATAATGAAGTTTGGTATCGCGCCAGTGCTTCCAAGGTGATTATTATGGCGCGCAAGAGCGAAATGTTCCTGGAAGCGACCACCTTATTCTCTTATCTTTTTTGTTCGTTCCTGTTCCTGGTGGCGTTGATCAATGTACTGATGATCATGCTGGGGGCATTCATGAACAAAAAACTGCTTCGTAACTCAACATTTTTCCCAACGATCCGCAGCCAGATCCATGGTACATTCATCCTGATCAATGTGCTGGCCTTCGTTGTGGTGGGAGCGGCAACCATTTCGTTCTTTGTAAACCGGTTTGAGGAGTCGAATAATGATCGGCTGAGCAGAACGATGAATATCATGCTGAATGAGATCAACCTGCACGATACACTGAGAACCATATCGGCCGGCGGATCGTCAGCTGAAGACTTGTTCCAGGCCAATGCATTTAATGCCATTATAAAAAAAGTATCGGATATTCACGGGCTGGATGTAAACGTGTATGATTTTACCGGTGAGTTAAGAGCTACCAGTCAGGCCGAAGTGTATAGCCAGGGTGTTTTGAGCACCCGGATGTCGCCCCGGGCCTTTTATAGCCTGTTAAGGCTGCGCAGAGCGCAGTATATTCAGCGGGAGCGTGTTTCGGAGCTTTCTTACAATACGATCTATGCTCCGGTAGGAGCAAACAGTGCAGCTCCGTATGCATATCTCAGCATTCCCTATTTTGCCTCGCAGCAGGAGCTCAACCAGGAAATTTCTAATTTCCTGATCACGCTGATCAATTTGTACGCTTTCATATTTCTTTTAACCGGGCTGCTGGCCCTGCTGATCACCAACCGTATTACGGGATCATTTACGGTGATCAGTAATAAAATGAAGGAGATCAGTCTTTCCCGTGTTAATGAGGAAATTGTATGGGAGCGGAATGATGAGATCGGGCAATTGGTAAAGGAATATAATAAGATGGTTTCGCAGTTGCAGAAAAGTGCCGACATCCTGGCAAAATCGGAGCGTGAGGAAGCCTGGCGGGAAATGGCACGGCAGGTTGCTCATGAGATCAAGAACCCGCTTACGCCCATGAAGCTCAGCCTCCAGTACCTTCAGAAAGCAATTGCTGAAAATAGTTCCAACGTGCAGCAGCTCACCTCTAATGTTGCAAAAACCCTTGTAGAGCAGATCGACTATCTTTCAAAGATCGCTGCTGATTTTTCGCAGTTTGCCAATATCAACCATGTGAATGAAATGATCTTTGATTTGCATGAGGTATTGCAGCCGCTGGCGAGCATTTACAGTAAAAATCCTGATGTCGAATTCCACTGGCACTTGCTGCCGGGAGAGGTTGCGATCCGGGCCGATAAAACCCAGATGAACCGCTTGTTCACCAATCTTTTTGTAAATGCCATTGATGCCTGTGAAAAAAATGCAAGAGGCATTATTACAGTAAAAGAATCGGTGGAAGGCGGAGCGGTAACCATCAGTGTTACGGATAATGGATCGGGCATCGGTGAAGCCATGCGCAGTAAAATCTTTACGCCTAATTTTACTACCAAAAGCTCCGGTACTGGTCTGGGGCTGGCTATGTGCAAGGGTATTGTGGAAAAAGCAAATGGCAGGATCTGGTTTGAGACCGAGCTGGGAGTGGGCACTACTTTCTTTGTGAGGCTGCCACTGATCAGTCCGTTGGAAATTTAG
- the mazG gene encoding nucleoside triphosphate pyrophosphohydrolase produces the protein MSQEAFNRLVQIMNELREQCPWDRKQTIHTLRQMTIEETYELGDAIIDENWKDIREELGDLLLHIVFYSKIATEQEQFTIEDVLTGIAEKLIKRHPHIYPPKEAIDGLKEVRSEEDVKKNWEQLKLKEGKTSVLSGVPRSLPAVVKAMRLQEKARQVGFEWESAPQVWEKVTEETGELMEAVEQGASEKITEEFGDLLFSLINYARFLKIDAEAALERTNKKFIHRFTRMEQLAGENGSSLSALTLEEMDALWNRIKTEPH, from the coding sequence ATGAGTCAGGAAGCTTTTAACCGATTGGTGCAGATCATGAATGAGCTCAGAGAACAGTGTCCCTGGGATCGCAAACAAACCATTCATACGTTGCGGCAAATGACCATTGAAGAAACCTATGAGTTGGGTGATGCGATTATCGACGAAAACTGGAAGGATATCCGTGAAGAACTGGGAGATCTCCTGCTGCACATTGTTTTCTATTCCAAAATTGCTACAGAACAGGAACAGTTTACGATTGAAGATGTGCTGACCGGCATAGCAGAAAAGCTGATTAAACGACATCCGCATATTTATCCGCCAAAGGAGGCGATTGACGGTTTAAAAGAAGTGCGCTCAGAGGAAGATGTAAAAAAGAACTGGGAGCAGCTAAAGTTAAAGGAAGGCAAAACTTCCGTATTAAGCGGAGTGCCCCGTTCACTGCCGGCTGTGGTAAAAGCCATGCGGTTACAGGAAAAGGCCCGGCAGGTAGGCTTTGAATGGGAATCGGCGCCACAGGTTTGGGAAAAGGTAACCGAAGAAACAGGGGAACTCATGGAAGCTGTAGAGCAGGGAGCATCCGAAAAAATAACGGAAGAGTTCGGTGATTTATTGTTTTCTCTGATCAACTACGCACGGTTTTTGAAGATAGATGCGGAAGCTGCGCTGGAACGCACCAATAAGAAGTTCATCCACCGGTTTACCAGGATGGAACAACTAGCGGGAGAAAACGGCAGCTCGCTTTCCGCACTAACGCTGGAAGAAATGGATGCCTTATGGAACCGTATAAAAACAGAACCGCATTAA
- a CDS encoding alpha/beta hydrolase codes for MKKCLIIGLLLLAGLNLWAAKVDTLEVYSPSMKKNIKTSVILPDGYTKAKMYPVVYLLHGYSNSYAYWPSVKGALAGADRYQMILVCPDGGYGSWYWDSPVDPSFQYETFVSGELVAWVDKNYATIASAKGRGIAGLSMGGHGALYLAIKHPDVFGATGSMSGGVDIRPFPNNWDMAKRLGKYKDDPERWEKNTVINMLYLIEPKTLKIIIDCGTEDFFYKVNENLHQELLLRNIPHDYITRPGAHNSTYWQNAIYYQLLFMDRFFSEPEAGK; via the coding sequence ATGAAAAAGTGTTTGATTATCGGGCTCCTGTTATTGGCGGGTTTGAATCTGTGGGCAGCAAAAGTAGATACGCTGGAAGTGTACAGCCCTTCTATGAAAAAGAATATTAAAACCTCGGTGATCTTACCGGATGGTTATACAAAAGCCAAAATGTACCCGGTAGTGTACCTGCTGCATGGATACAGCAACAGCTATGCTTACTGGCCCAGTGTAAAAGGAGCGCTGGCTGGTGCAGACCGGTACCAAATGATCCTGGTATGCCCGGATGGGGGATATGGTAGCTGGTACTGGGATAGCCCGGTTGACCCTTCCTTTCAATATGAAACCTTTGTTTCCGGGGAACTGGTAGCCTGGGTAGATAAGAATTATGCTACCATTGCATCGGCTAAAGGCAGGGGAATTGCCGGCCTTAGCATGGGTGGACACGGCGCGCTCTATCTGGCCATAAAACATCCGGATGTGTTTGGCGCTACCGGAAGCATGAGCGGAGGAGTGGATATCCGGCCTTTTCCAAATAACTGGGATATGGCCAAACGGTTGGGCAAATACAAAGATGATCCCGAACGCTGGGAAAAAAATACCGTCATTAATATGTTGTATCTGATCGAACCCAAAACATTGAAAATTATTATTGATTGCGGTACCGAGGATTTTTTTTACAAGGTAAACGAAAACCTGCATCAGGAGTTATTATTGCGCAATATTCCGCATGATTATATTACCCGGCCGGGAGCGCATAACTCAACCTACTGGCAAAATGCGATCTATTATCAGCTATTATTTATGGACCGCTTTTTCTCGGAACCCGAGGCAGGAAAATAG
- a CDS encoding polysaccharide deacetylase family protein, whose amino-acid sequence MKLLTKGSAHKGHPGFMRKCYCLLGFLLFLLFHSCNDSTTKGQKLGADLDIPDSVEINLKDPQTEKVPEKKKRIFMTFDDGPNLGTRNLLTILKEEKVPATMFLIGLHTKASPEQKLMWEQLQTFPGIELFNHSYSHAWRNRFTGFYKNPDSVISDFNRAQAMMMLKEPIARTPGRNAWRIDSISRTDLLKNKSVIDSLQQKGGYVLIGWDLEWQFNHKNSQALQSPDQLIQQVDHLFASNKTMKPDNLVILAHDQMWKSSADSLKLHEFIRKLKAKPGYELAVITEYPGVKEALINQKRF is encoded by the coding sequence ATGAAACTATTGACGAAAGGGAGCGCCCATAAAGGGCATCCTGGTTTTATGAGGAAATGCTATTGCTTATTGGGTTTCCTGTTGTTCCTGCTGTTTCACTCCTGTAATGATTCTACTACAAAGGGGCAAAAACTGGGAGCGGATCTTGATATCCCGGACTCTGTGGAAATCAATCTGAAAGATCCCCAAACGGAAAAAGTACCCGAAAAAAAGAAGCGGATCTTTATGACTTTTGACGACGGCCCCAACCTGGGAACCCGCAACCTGCTAACGATTCTGAAAGAGGAGAAAGTGCCAGCTACGATGTTTTTGATCGGGCTGCATACGAAGGCCAGCCCCGAGCAAAAACTTATGTGGGAGCAATTGCAGACCTTCCCCGGTATCGAGCTTTTTAACCACAGCTATTCGCATGCCTGGAGAAACCGGTTTACCGGTTTTTATAAAAACCCCGATTCGGTCATTTCCGATTTTAATCGGGCGCAGGCGATGATGATGCTGAAAGAACCCATCGCCCGTACCCCTGGCCGCAATGCTTGGCGTATCGACAGCATCAGCCGTACCGATCTGCTGAAGAATAAGTCGGTGATTGACTCGCTTCAGCAAAAAGGCGGATATGTGCTTATTGGTTGGGATCTGGAGTGGCAGTTCAATCATAAAAACTCGCAGGCTCTGCAGAGCCCCGATCAGCTGATCCAGCAGGTCGATCACTTGTTTGCTTCCAATAAAACGATGAAACCCGATAACCTGGTCATACTGGCGCACGACCAGATGTGGAAATCGTCTGCAGACTCACTAAAGCTACATGAATTCATCCGGAAGCTAAAGGCAAAACCCGGATATGAACTGGCTGTTATTACAGAATATCCTGGAGTAAAAGAAGCATTGATCAATCAAAAACGCTTCTGA
- a CDS encoding DUF2306 domain-containing protein — protein sequence MQLTKKHKTTAQFLALLVLGFFSFLMLEITLRYVPARSTAAFLQIKQTEVEGLWYYLPVFYTHVYASICCLAAGFTQFSPYLLQKQRNLHRTMGYIYVVVVLCFSAPTGFVMGMHANGGWVAVLCFTTLSVLWWWCTLQAVRAARKRDFRRHRFMMIRSYALTLSAITLRLWKWLLVQLFHPAPMDVYIIVAGLGWIPNWLVAEYLICKIKSK from the coding sequence TTGCAGCTAACAAAAAAACATAAAACAACTGCTCAGTTCCTTGCGCTGTTGGTGTTGGGTTTCTTCAGCTTTTTAATGCTGGAGATCACGCTGCGCTATGTTCCGGCCAGGAGTACAGCCGCATTCCTGCAGATAAAACAAACCGAGGTAGAAGGCCTCTGGTATTATCTCCCGGTATTTTATACGCACGTCTATGCTTCCATCTGCTGCCTGGCAGCGGGCTTTACCCAGTTCAGTCCTTACCTGCTTCAAAAGCAGCGTAACCTGCACCGGACAATGGGATATATATACGTGGTAGTGGTGTTGTGCTTTTCGGCCCCAACCGGTTTTGTAATGGGAATGCATGCGAATGGAGGATGGGTGGCCGTTTTATGCTTTACCACCTTATCGGTGTTATGGTGGTGGTGCACATTACAGGCGGTGAGGGCCGCCCGGAAAAGAGATTTCAGGCGGCACCGGTTCATGATGATCCGGAGCTATGCGCTCACATTATCGGCCATTACCCTGCGGCTGTGGAAATGGCTTTTAGTACAGCTTTTTCATCCCGCCCCCATGGACGTATACATAATCGTAGCCGGCTTGGGTTGGATTCCCAATTGGCTGGTTGCCGAATATCTGATCTGTAAAATCAAGTCAAAATGA